A genomic stretch from Acinonyx jubatus isolate Ajub_Pintada_27869175 chromosome E2, VMU_Ajub_asm_v1.0, whole genome shotgun sequence includes:
- the AGRP gene encoding agouti-related protein encodes MLTAVLLSWALLLTLPPMQEAQRGLAPLEGIRRPDQALFPELPGLGQQPPLKRTSAEQSIEALLQEAEALTEVLDPEGREPRSPRRCVRLQESCLGHQVSCCDPCATCYCRFFNAFCYCRKLGTATIPCSRT; translated from the exons ATGCTGACTGCAGTGCTGCTGAGCTGGGCCCTGCTGCTGACACTTCCCCCTATGCAGGAAGCTCAGAGGGGCTTGGCCCCTCTGGAAGGCATCAGAAGGCCTGACCAGGCCCTGTTCCCAGAGCTGCCAG GCCTGGGCCAGCAGCCTCCACTGAAACGGACAAGCGCAGAACAGTCCATAGAAGCTCTGCTACAGGAGGCTGAGGCCTTGACAGAG GTACTAGATCCGGAGGGCCGCGAGCCACGCTCCCCGCGACGCTGTGTAAGGCTGCAGGAGTCCTGTCTGGGACACCAGGTATCGTGTTGCGACCCATGTGCCACATGCTACTGCCGTTTCTTCAACGCCTTCTGCTATTGCCGCAAGCTGGGTACTGCCACGATCCCCTGCAGCCGTACCTAG